One region of Endozoicomonas sp. Mp262 genomic DNA includes:
- the nfi gene encoding deoxyribonuclease V (cleaves DNA at apurinic or apyrimidinic sites), with amino-acid sequence MAPVNHNWNMKPSEAIALQKQLALQVDTQDGFAKVDYVAGVDVGFEAGGSITRAAVAVLSFPDLVLREYRIARLSTVMPYIPGILSFRECPGILEALRRLTLTPDLVFCDGHGQAHPRGLGVACHLGLVTGLPCIGVAKKRLCGNHGELPSWKGAHTPLIHKEKVIGTVLRSRDGVKPLYVSIGHKISLETAKYYVQACLTRYRLPETTRWADALASNRGRALEKAKSLLSAKR; translated from the coding sequence ATGGCGCCTGTTAATCATAACTGGAATATGAAACCTTCCGAAGCCATTGCTTTGCAAAAGCAATTGGCATTGCAGGTTGATACTCAAGATGGTTTTGCCAAAGTTGACTATGTGGCCGGTGTGGACGTTGGCTTTGAGGCGGGAGGAAGTATTACCAGGGCGGCAGTGGCGGTGCTGAGCTTTCCTGACCTGGTGCTCCGGGAATACCGGATAGCCCGTTTGTCCACGGTTATGCCTTATATCCCGGGAATACTTTCTTTCAGAGAGTGCCCGGGTATTTTAGAGGCATTAAGGCGGCTGACATTAACGCCGGATCTGGTGTTTTGTGATGGTCATGGCCAGGCCCATCCGAGAGGGTTGGGTGTGGCTTGCCATTTGGGGTTAGTCACTGGATTACCGTGTATTGGGGTAGCCAAGAAACGGTTATGTGGAAATCATGGTGAACTCCCTTCCTGGAAAGGTGCTCATACCCCTTTGATACACAAAGAAAAAGTCATAGGAACTGTGCTTCGTTCCAGAGATGGTGTTAAACCGTTATATGTTAGTATTGGCCATAAAATTTCTTTGGAGACGGCTAAATATTATGTTCAGGCCTGCCTCACTCGATACCGGCTTCCCGAAACAACCCGCTGGGCCGATGCACTGGCCTCAAACCGTGGCAGGGCTTTGGAAAAAGCTAAAAGTCTACTCTCGGCTAAACGTTAG
- a CDS encoding DUF1439 domain-containing protein has protein sequence MHWPQTVAGLWKKLKVYSRLNVSLIAITALGLLLQGCTPKNTETLSQQQLQGMINESFLSPQIRHLTLMPAVGVQLYLETPEVTIQREREPLAFKFKGYMDADVLGNSVTARLPITITGLADLAYNREEHAFYFKDIELTEAHVDFDVAIFEALIVDNLKKALVREIGAFSILDIDELQSLGKTVGERLVTVVVQEGEVVLSLKDRVQ, from the coding sequence ATGCACTGGCCTCAAACCGTGGCAGGGCTTTGGAAAAAGCTAAAAGTCTACTCTCGGCTAAACGTTAGTTTAATTGCCATTACAGCCCTGGGGTTGCTGCTTCAGGGGTGCACGCCTAAAAATACAGAAACCCTGTCACAGCAGCAGCTGCAGGGGATGATTAACGAAAGTTTTTTATCCCCTCAGATCCGTCATCTGACTCTGATGCCAGCTGTTGGTGTTCAACTGTATTTAGAGACTCCGGAAGTCACGATTCAACGTGAGAGGGAACCTTTGGCATTCAAATTTAAAGGATATATGGATGCTGATGTTTTAGGAAACTCGGTCACTGCTCGTTTACCCATAACCATTACGGGTTTGGCTGATCTTGCCTACAATCGGGAGGAGCATGCTTTTTACTTTAAGGATATAGAGTTAACAGAGGCTCATGTTGATTTTGATGTGGCTATTTTTGAAGCGCTCATTGTGGATAATTTAAAGAAAGCACTGGTTCGGGAAATAGGTGCATTTTCAATTCTTGATATAGATGAACTTCAAAGTCTTGGGAAGACAGTGGGAGAGCGTTTAGTGACAGTGGTTGTGCAAGAAGGAGAGGTGGTTTTATCCTTAAAGGATAGAGTGCAGTAA
- a CDS encoding pseudouridine synthase, producing MRPSFPQRHKKTPKPILIAFNKPYDVLTQFTDADNRRTLKDFISIRDVYPAGRLDRDSEGLVLLTNSGKLQHQITSPKHKMAKTYWVQVEGIPDDQALDVLRNGIELKDGKTLPAKVKRISPPTLWPRNPPVRERKTVPDSWLELTIKEGKNRQVRRMTAAVGYPTLRLIRIQIGPWRLEGIQQGEWVTLT from the coding sequence ATGCGACCCTCGTTTCCTCAGCGGCATAAAAAAACGCCTAAGCCGATACTGATAGCTTTTAATAAACCCTATGATGTCCTCACTCAGTTTACTGACGCCGACAACCGCAGGACATTGAAAGACTTTATCTCCATAAGGGATGTTTATCCTGCTGGACGGTTGGACCGGGACAGCGAAGGGCTTGTTCTGCTAACGAATAGCGGAAAACTGCAACATCAAATTACCTCACCAAAACACAAAATGGCGAAAACCTACTGGGTTCAGGTAGAAGGTATTCCTGATGATCAGGCGCTGGATGTACTCCGCAATGGGATTGAGCTAAAAGATGGCAAAACCCTCCCTGCCAAAGTCAAGCGGATCTCCCCCCCAACTCTATGGCCAAGAAACCCTCCGGTTCGGGAGCGAAAAACCGTACCCGATAGCTGGCTTGAACTCACCATAAAAGAAGGCAAAAATCGCCAGGTTCGGCGGATGACAGCTGCTGTGGGCTACCCAACCCTGCGGCTTATTCGGATACAAATTGGCCCCTGGCGTCTGGAAGGCATTCAACAAGGGGAGTGGGTAACTCTCACCTAG